The stretch of DNA TGGAAAATCGACGCTGTCGCGCATCCTGCTGCGGCTTCTCAGCGCCGATGCCGGCTCGATCCGTTTCGAGGGAGAGGATTGGCTCGCGCTGAACGGCGCGCCTTTGCGCCGCCGGCGGGCGCGTATGCAGATGGTGTTTCAGGACCCGCTTGCGGCCTTCAATCCGCTGGCGAGCGTCGGTGCGGTGCTCGACGATCCGCTTCGCATCCACGACATTGCGGCGAAAGGCCGGCGCCCGGGTGAGATCGCCACGCTGCTGGAGCGCGTCGGCCTCACCGCCGATCATGCCGCCCGGCCTGTGCGATCGCTCTCCGGCGGCCAGCGCCAGCGCGTGGCGATTGCGCGGGCGATTGCGACGCGGCCGTCGCTGCTGGTGCTCGACGAGGCGGTGTCGGCGCTCGATGTCACCGTGCGCGGCCGGATCCTCGAGCTCCTGGTCGATCTGCAGAAAGAACAGGGCATTGCCTGTCTGTTCATTTCGCACGATCTTGCCGTGGTCCGGGCCGTCTCCCACCGCATCGCCGTCATGGATGGTGGGCGGATTGTCGAGACCGGCCCGGCAGCGGCGGTCGTTGTCGCGCCGCAATCGGAGGCCGCCCGCGCGCTTATTGCCGCCGTCCCTCGTCTCGTGACCGATCCTTGCTGAAGGAAGTATCCATGTCCGATCTTGGTTGGAATCCCCTGCATGGCGTGCACTCCTATCCCGCGGAGCGCTACGCCGTCCTTGCCGACAGGATCGGCGGTATCTTGCGCAGCCGCAATGACATAGTGCTGATGCAGGCCGAGGCGGTGGTGGCGCTGGAGGCGGCGGCGGTCAGCCTTGGGCGCGCCGGTCTTTCAGCACTCAACATCATCACCGGGCCCTATGGCGGCTGGTTCGGTCAATGGCTGCGGCGGGGTGGCGCGGCGGTCGCCGATATCGTCGCCGAACCGGGCCTGCCGATCGAGATCGAAACAGTCGCCAAAGCGCTCCAGACGGGTCCGAAGATCGATGTTCTCGCGCTGGTGCACGCGGAATCCGCAAGCGGCCTTCTCAACCCCCTGCCCGAGATACTAGCACTTGCCCGGGCTCGCGGCATCGTCACGGTTGTCGACGCGGTCGCCTCAGTCGGCGGCCATCCGCTCGATGTCGACGGTCTCGGCATCGACATCGCCGTGATCGGCCCGCAGAAGGCGCTCTGCGGTCCGGCTGGCGTGTCCGCGCTTTCGGTCAGCGGCAGGGCCTGGGATCTGATGCTCAGTGACGGCGCACCGCGCGATTCGATCTTGTCTTTGGCCGATCTGAAGACTTGGGTCGATGGCGGCCGGCGTGGCCTGCCGGGAACACCGGCGCCGCTGGAATTCTT from Rhizobium sp. WSM4643 encodes:
- a CDS encoding ABC transporter ATP-binding protein encodes the protein MNDRLLSIENLSKGFSSAGRRIAALDNVSLTIAAGETLGLVGASGSGKSTLSRILLRLLSADAGSIRFEGEDWLALNGAPLRRRRARMQMVFQDPLAAFNPLASVGAVLDDPLRIHDIAAKGRRPGEIATLLERVGLTADHAARPVRSLSGGQRQRVAIARAIATRPSLLVLDEAVSALDVTVRGRILELLVDLQKEQGIACLFISHDLAVVRAVSHRIAVMDGGRIVETGPAAAVVVAPQSEAARALIAAVPRLVTDPC
- a CDS encoding pyridoxal-phosphate-dependent aminotransferase family protein, coding for MSDLGWNPLHGVHSYPAERYAVLADRIGGILRSRNDIVLMQAEAVVALEAAAVSLGRAGLSALNIITGPYGGWFGQWLRRGGAAVADIVAEPGLPIEIETVAKALQTGPKIDVLALVHAESASGLLNPLPEILALARARGIVTVVDAVASVGGHPLDVDGLGIDIAVIGPQKALCGPAGVSALSVSGRAWDLMLSDGAPRDSILSLADLKTWVDGGRRGLPGTPAPLEFFALEAALDRIEAEGLENVVARHALAASATRAGLAALGAPAWVPAVRASNLVTAVPVPEALAPAALIATAGQLGVELTEGVGTAPVRLVRLNHTGSRATFQTVLSNVVAYGAALRQAGHPSDISAASEAISAAYSR